The genome window GGCGGTGATCGTCTAGGGCTGCTACCCGAGCTTCAGATCGCCCTCCACGATCCGCTCGAGCACCTCGACGACGAATTCCTTCTCCCGTGCCCGCACCCGCGTCGAGAGATCCGCGACGGAGTCGCCGGGCAACACCGGTACACGGCATTGCGCCAGGACCGGACCGGTGTCGTAGTCGGCGTCGACGAGATGGATCGAGACTCCGGTCTCGGCGTCACCCGAGGCCAGGACGGCCTCGTGGACACGGTCGCCGTACATGCCCTTGCCGCCGAACTTTGGCAGGAGGGCCGGATGCGTGTTCACGATCCGGCCGCCGTATTCCCGTAGGACCGCGGGCCCGAGCTTCTTCATGTAGCCCGCGAGGAGTACGAGATCGGCGCGAGCGTCCGCCAGCGCCGTCAGGATCGCTCGGTCGAGCTCCTCGGCGTCCGGATGCGTCACCGAGGAGAGGTGCAGTGCCGGAACGCCGGCCGCGTGGGCTCGCCTCAGCGCAGCGGACTCGCGGTTGTTGCTGATCACGGCCGCCACGCACCCTGCGATGCGGGCCTCGGCCACCGCGTCCAGCACCGCCTGGAGCGTCGTCCCTTCGTGCGACGCGAGGACCGCGAGCCGCATCGTCCTCTCACACCCGCAGCAGCACCGCGCTCGCCCGCCGGCCCGTCGCCTTCTCGATCGCGCGCGCGTACAGGGCGACCTGCCGGCGGTATTCGTCGAGCCGTCCTTCGACCTCGACGTCGGTCTTGAAGTCGACCACCGTCCACCCGCCGTCCTCTTCGAACGCCGCGTCGACGACGCCTTCGACCAGCGTGCCGTCGTCGAGCACCATCGCGAGCGGCGTCTCGCGTCGCAGGCGGCGTGCACCGGCCGCGCGACGCAGGAGCGGGTGCGCGAGCGCGGCGGTCACCGCGGCGGCAGCAGCGTCGACTTCGTCCGGCGGCGCGCCGAGCAGCCGTCCCTCGATTCCCGCGAGGGCCGTCACCTCCGCGCGCGACGACCCGAGATCGACGGCGGCCAGCACCGCGTGCACGAGCGTCCCGAACCGCCTCCCGTGCGGTCGCGCGCCCGCGGCACCGACCGACTCGACGGCCACCTCGCCCTCATCCACGCCGGTCGCCGCGAGCTCGGTCGCCGTCACGACCCGGATCGACGGCGTCGCCCCCGTTTCACGTACGCGCGACCGCTCGGCCTGCCACGCCTCGTGCGCGCGCACGCCGCGTTCCGAGCGCACGCCGTCCTCGTCCGCGGCGAGGAGCTTCTGCTGCCGGAGCCCCACGTTCTCCTCGACGTCGAGCTTGAGCTCCGCAGGCGCCCACCACACGACGCCGTGTGATCCCGCTTGCGCGCGATGGAGCCCCGGCGCCACCGACGCCGACGGTCGTGACGCCTTCTCGTGTCTGGGGTGCACGCAATCACCCGTGAGCTTGGGACATCCCGGCGGCGTCGCGGTCTCGGGCACGCGCGACCGATCCGGGTCCGGGTAGATCGCGCGATCGAGGGGCGAGAGCCAGCCCTCGAAGGGCTCGTCGCCGACGGCGGGCACCACGAGGAGATCGCGCGCCCGCGTCGCGGCGACGTAGAGGAGCCGCACCGCCTCCTCCTCATCGCGCGCGCGCTCCTCGGCGGCGTTGTCGACGAGGTCGGGCGGCGCGGCGCCCGCGAGCCGCAAGGCCGCCAGCCCGCGTGCCGGATCGACGTAGCGGGTCGGCTCGTCGGGCGTCGCCTTCGCGGTCAGGTCGGCGAGGATCACGACCGGGAACTCGAGCCCCTTCGCGCGATGCACCGTCATGATGCGGACGCCGTCCGTGCCGTCCTCGATGATGGGCGCCTCGCCCGCGTCGCCGCGGGCGGCGTCCTGCTCGAGCGACTCGACGAAGGCGCGGAACGACGTGACGCCGCGGCGCTCGGCGCGGCGGGCGAGATCCATGAGACGCGTCACGTTCGCGAGCGCCTGCTCGCCCGTCGGCCAGATGGCGAGGGCGGCCTGGGCGCGGGTCGCGGCGAGCAGGCGCGCGATCGTCTCGGCGAAGGGACGGCGGTTTCGTCGCACGTGCAGCTCGCGGAGGATGGCGAGCGCCTGGATCACCTCGCGCAGCTCGGCCGGGAGATCGTCGGGAACGCGCCGGAACGGATGGAGCGAGCGCATGCGCTCGCGATAGGCGAGGAGCGTGCCGTCACCGAGCGCGAAGAACGGGCCGCGCAGCGTCGCGAACAGCGCCAGCTCGTCGTCGGGACGCTCGATGGCACCGAGGGCGGCGCGAAGCGCGGCCACCTCTTCACGCTGGTGGAACGAGCTGCCGCCGACCAGCACGTGGCGGAGCTGGCGCCCTTCCAGCGCACGGACGTAGGGGCGCGTCACGTCATCGCCCCACGAGCGCATGCGGCGGAAGAGGATGCAGACGTGTCGCGCGGCGATCGGCACGCGCTCGCGTGGCCGCTCCCGTTCGGTGACGGTCCACCCGCTCTCTCGGATGAGCCAGGCGACGAACGCTGCGATGGCGTTCGGCAGCGAGTCCTCGATCTTCCAGCCCACCACCTTGCCGTAGTCGCCGTACGGCTGCGGCACCGGCAGGGCGACCAGCGCCGGCTGCGTGACCGTGCCGGTGCGATAGGGCGCGAGCGGCACGTACGACGCCTGGCCGTCCTTCGTACCGTCCATGCAGGGGGCGAACGCCGCGTTCACGACCTCCTGCAGCTCCGGAACGGCGCGGAAGCTCACGCGGAGGTGCAATACCTCGGCGCCGGCGCCGACGAGCTGCCGCTTCACCGCCTCGTAGACGGCGACGTCGGCGCGCCGGAAGCGGTAGATCGACTGTTTCGGGTCGCCCACCAGGAAGAGCTTCCCGGGCGCCGGCCGCACGCGCCGCCGGTCCGTCTCCTTCGGATCGTCGGCGGCGAGGAGCAGCAGCAGCTCCACCTGGAGCGGGTCCGTGTCCTGGAACTCGTCGACGAAAAGGTGCGTGAAGCGCTCCTGCAGCTCGGCGCGCACGTCGGACCGGTCGCGGACGAGATCGCGCGCGCGGCGCAGCAGGTCCAGGAAGTCGAGCATGCCGGCACGCGCCTTCGCGCGCTCGTAGTCGTCGATGAGCGGCAAGAGGTCGTCGCGCAGCAGCGGCGCCAGGTCGGCGCCGGCGGCCCGCACGAACGCGTCGAGGCGCGCCTTCACGGCGTCGCGCAGGTTGCGGCGGTTCTCCTTGGCGGTTTCGCCCTTGCGGATCCACCCGCGCCACTTCCAGTGCCGATCCCGCGACAGGTCGATCAGCTCCGACTCGAGGCTGTCGTAGTCGCGACCGCGCAGCGCTTCGCGACGCGCGACGTGATCGACGAAGCTCGAGATCTCGTGCAGGGACCGTTCGAGGAAGGCCTTCTCCTCGACCGGCGCCGCCTCGGCGCCGAGCGCGGCCAGGTCGGCCATGATGCCGTCGATCTCGGCGTCGCGATCGAAGGACATGCGCTGCCACGGCGCCGCGAAGTCGCGCCATTCGATCAGCTCGCGGGCGGCGGCCTCCAGCAGGCCGCGCGGCCCGTCGGTACGGCTGCGGCGCCGCAGCACGCGCCGCACGCCCGGACCCGGCGTCTCGAGCTGGCGCTCGAACCAGCGCGAGAAGACGCGCGCGAAGATCACGCCCGCGACGTCGTCCGGCGCCACCTGAAACTGCGGATCGACACCGGCCTCGATCGGTCGCTCGCGCAGCAGCTCCGCGCAGAACGCGTGGATGGTGCCGATGCGCGCGGCCTCGAGCTGGGGCAGCGCCGCCGTGAGTCGCGCTGCGTCCTCCGGCGGGCAATCCCCCTTCTGGCGTGCGTGCTCGATCCCGGTACGCAACCGGAGCTTCAGCTCGCCGGCCGCCGCCTCCGTGAAGGTCACCGCGACGATCCGCTCGAGGGTCGCCGTGCCGGCGGCGATGGCGGCCACCATGCGCGACACGAGCGCGCTCGTCTTGCCGGTGCCCGCAGCGGCCTCGACGACGAACGTGGTCCCGAGGTCGCTGCCGATGCGATCACGATCGGCCTGGTCGGCGAGCGGACGCTCCACGCTCACTTGCGCCTCCGGAGCTTCAGCAGCGGCACCAGCTTCTCCTCGGGCTTGCGGAGGACGCGAACCTCCTCGTAGGGGCCGCACACGACCTTGAAGTCGCACCACGTGCATGCCCTCTTTGCCGGCGCCGCGGGCAGGAAGCCGTGGCGCAGGGCGTCGCCGACGGTCGTCGCGACCTCCTCGGCATCGCCGCGGCTCGCCTTGTCGATCGGCACGGTGCGCTCGGTGTACTCGCCGACCGACGTGCAATAGTAGAGCCGCCCTTCGGTGACCGGCGTGCCGAGGATCTGCTCGGCCGCGAGCGCATAGAGAACCGGCTGCAGCACCTCGCCGCCACCGATCACGACGTCGTACGGTGCGGTCGCCTTGCCGCTCTTGTGATCGGTCACACGCAGGCGGCCGTCCTGGTGGCGCTCGACGAGATCGATCGCGCCGCGGAGCTGGAGCCCGCCCGCAACGTGCACCGGCTGGTCGACGCTCGCCGGATCCCGATGCACGCGATCGCGATCGCCGAGCGCGAAGGACAGCTCGAAGCGCTCGGGCACCCAGCCGTCGAAGCGCTCGACGGAAAGCCGGAGCCATTCATGCAGATCGGCGCGGATCGCGTCGACACCGTCGGCCCACACGCGCGGGATGGCCGGCGCGAGGTTCTCGGCCTGGCGCGCAGCCTCGTTCTCGAGGGACTTGTCGAGGATCGCGAACGCGCGGGCGAGCGTATCGTGCCGCAGGGGCAGCAGGCCGTCGTCGCGCAGCCGCGTCAGCACCTGGAACTGGACGTTGTGCACGAGATCGCCGCGCGTGAGCGGATCCATCACCTCGATTCGGATCGGCTCCTCGCGCGGCTCGAGGCGATGGATCGTGTGCAGGAAGAAGCGGTACGGGCAGGCAGCGAAGTGCTGGAGCGCGGTCGGCGAGAACGCACGCGCATCCAGCTGATGCCGGGCGAGTGCGGCGCGTGCGAGATCGTCCGGATCGACGAGCCCGTCGGCCGGCGTCCAGCGACGGAGCCATCGACGCGCGCGGGCGCGGAGCGCGCGGGCGAGATGCGGGTTCGCGCCGACGAGATAGGTCGCCGTCCCGGCGGTCGTCTCGGGATCGGCCTCGAGGAGCGGCGCCAGCAGCGCAAGATCGTACTCGGCCTCGTCGATCGCATCCGTGGGCCGCTCGGGGGCGGGCCAGCCCAGGCGCGCCTGCGCGGCCTCCTGCGCGCGGCCGCCCAGCTCGTCGAAGCCGGGCAGGACGCCCTCGGCCGCGCGCAGCACCTCGAGCGCGTAGAACGACGGCACGCGCGGCCGTGCCCGCTCCACGTCGACGCGCGGATACGAGAGGTAGACGCGCTCGCGCGCGGCGCCGACGGCGATCCGGAGCGCGAGTCGCTCGGCCGCGGAGCGGTCCGCCTGCCTCACGAGCCCGTCGGCGTCGAGGCGCTCGCGCGCAGCGTCGAGCAGGATCGGATCCTCCACGATCTTGGCCGGGAAGAGGTTCTCGGCGAGGCCCGGCACGAACACGACATCGAAGACGAGCCCGCGCATCGCCGCCGTCGGCGCGATCAACACCTTGCCGTAGCGACGGCGCGGCGGAGGTACCGTCAGATCGCGCAGGCGCGGCGTCAGCACGAGCCGCACCTCGTCGAGGTCGACGGGGCCGACCGGCGACATGGGCGCCAGCTCGTTCAAGGTCGCGAGCACCGACGCCGGGTCGCGGAGCGTCGTCTCCGCCAGGTCCCGCAGCAGGCCGAGCCACTCGCCCCAGCGGGCCTGCGTCGGGAGCGCCGCGAGCTTCGCGACCAGCGGGAGCGCGAACCCGCGGAGATCACCGAGGTCGCGCAGGTCGCGCTCGAGGCGCGCGGTATGCCCATCGTCCTGGTCGCCCAGCGCAGCGCGCTTGCCGCAGAGCTCCTGCGCGAGGCCGTCCAGGCGTCGTTGCCAACGATCGACACCACCGATGACGGCCGCGTCGACCAGGAGCTGCTCCCACCGCGGCGGCACACGGAGCGTGCCCGCGATCGCCGGCACGGCGCCGGGATCGTCGACCGCGGGCGGTTCGTCGGCGGGCGGCTCCGGCGCGGGCTCCGGTGGAAGCAGGTCGCTCTCGGGCGCGGCCCAGCCTCCGTCGCCGGTGCGACCCTGGTCCGGCACCTGCCCGAGCGACAGGTACTCGGCGAAGCCCCGCGCCGAGAGGTCCTCGGCCGCACAGGCGAGGAGCGCGAGGAGCGCGCGACCGGCGGGGTGCGGCCGCCGGGTTCCCCGCGCGAAAAAGCAGGGAATGTCCGCGCGCGCGAACGCCTCCTCCAGATGCGAGACGTAGTCGCCCCCGGCGTGGAGCGCGATCGCCATCCGATCGAGCGGCACGCCACGCGCCGCCTCGGCCTGCACCGCGCGCGCGATCTCGACGCATTCGCGCGCCTCGCCGGGCCATGCCGTGAGACGGACGCTGTCGTCGAGCCGTTCCTTCTCGGGCGCCGACTCCTCGAACAGGTGGCGCTGCAGGCGTCCGAGCGATCCCCGCTGCGGCGAGCCCGTCCGCGCGTCCGCATCGCACTCGAGCGCGCGCTCGAGGGCCGCGCGGCTGCGCGCGTCGCCGGCGGCTGCGGTCGCGAGCACCGACGGCGCGCGCCGGGCCAGCGCCGCGACGAGTGCTTCTTCGGCGGCGCTCCCGATCGGCACGTCGAGCAGCAGCAGCGGGAGGCCGACGGGTGGCGGAGGCTTGCGCTCACGCGCGACGGCGCACGCCGTTTCGAGCACGACGGCGTGATCGGCGAGGCGGTCCGCGGCCAGCTCCTCCGCGACCGCGTCCATCAGCGTTGCGAGATCGGCGCCGGCGCCGCCGAGGTTCCGCAGACGCCTCGGGTCCACGCCCGCGAGTCGCAGCTCGCCGAGCGTGCGCTCGACCGCACCCGGAAGGCCGGGATGCTCGGCCACCGCGG of Candidatus Eisenbacteria bacterium contains these proteins:
- a CDS encoding PD-(D/E)XK nuclease family protein: MAAGKARLIVAPDAATRLDLARAFIAALAADAEALLVAPTWEACDDLARDASIAAGARFGLVRSTLGRLAAGLAVRALAAQGLVPPPRLSIAAVVARAVHRLAGEKRLGRFAAVAEHPGLPGAVERTLGELRLAGVDPRRLRNLGGAGADLATLMDAVAEELAADRLADHAVVLETACAVARERKPPPPVGLPLLLLDVPIGSAAEEALVAALARRAPSVLATAAAGDARSRAALERALECDADARTGSPQRGSLGRLQRHLFEESAPEKERLDDSVRLTAWPGEARECVEIARAVQAEAARGVPLDRMAIALHAGGDYVSHLEEAFARADIPCFFARGTRRPHPAGRALLALLACAAEDLSARGFAEYLSLGQVPDQGRTGDGGWAAPESDLLPPEPAPEPPADEPPAVDDPGAVPAIAGTLRVPPRWEQLLVDAAVIGGVDRWQRRLDGLAQELCGKRAALGDQDDGHTARLERDLRDLGDLRGFALPLVAKLAALPTQARWGEWLGLLRDLAETTLRDPASVLATLNELAPMSPVGPVDLDEVRLVLTPRLRDLTVPPPRRRYGKVLIAPTAAMRGLVFDVVFVPGLAENLFPAKIVEDPILLDAARERLDADGLVRQADRSAAERLALRIAVGAARERVYLSYPRVDVERARPRVPSFYALEVLRAAEGVLPGFDELGGRAQEAAQARLGWPAPERPTDAIDEAEYDLALLAPLLEADPETTAGTATYLVGANPHLARALRARARRWLRRWTPADGLVDPDDLARAALARHQLDARAFSPTALQHFAACPYRFFLHTIHRLEPREEPIRIEVMDPLTRGDLVHNVQFQVLTRLRDDGLLPLRHDTLARAFAILDKSLENEAARQAENLAPAIPRVWADGVDAIRADLHEWLRLSVERFDGWVPERFELSFALGDRDRVHRDPASVDQPVHVAGGLQLRGAIDLVERHQDGRLRVTDHKSGKATAPYDVVIGGGEVLQPVLYALAAEQILGTPVTEGRLYYCTSVGEYTERTVPIDKASRGDAEEVATTVGDALRHGFLPAAPAKRACTWCDFKVVCGPYEEVRVLRKPEEKLVPLLKLRRRK
- the purN gene encoding phosphoribosylglycinamide formyltransferase; the protein is MRLAVLASHEGTTLQAVLDAVAEARIAGCVAAVISNNRESAALRRAHAAGVPALHLSSVTHPDAEELDRAILTALADARADLVLLAGYMKKLGPAVLREYGGRIVNTHPALLPKFGGKGMYGDRVHEAVLASGDAETGVSIHLVDADYDTGPVLAQCRVPVLPGDSVADLSTRVRAREKEFVVEVLERIVEGDLKLG
- a CDS encoding UvrD-helicase domain-containing protein, with protein sequence MSVERPLADQADRDRIGSDLGTTFVVEAAAGTGKTSALVSRMVAAIAAGTATLERIVAVTFTEAAAGELKLRLRTGIEHARQKGDCPPEDAARLTAALPQLEAARIGTIHAFCAELLRERPIEAGVDPQFQVAPDDVAGVIFARVFSRWFERQLETPGPGVRRVLRRRSRTDGPRGLLEAAARELIEWRDFAAPWQRMSFDRDAEIDGIMADLAALGAEAAPVEEKAFLERSLHEISSFVDHVARREALRGRDYDSLESELIDLSRDRHWKWRGWIRKGETAKENRRNLRDAVKARLDAFVRAAGADLAPLLRDDLLPLIDDYERAKARAGMLDFLDLLRRARDLVRDRSDVRAELQERFTHLFVDEFQDTDPLQVELLLLLAADDPKETDRRRVRPAPGKLFLVGDPKQSIYRFRRADVAVYEAVKRQLVGAGAEVLHLRVSFRAVPELQEVVNAAFAPCMDGTKDGQASYVPLAPYRTGTVTQPALVALPVPQPYGDYGKVVGWKIEDSLPNAIAAFVAWLIRESGWTVTERERPRERVPIAARHVCILFRRMRSWGDDVTRPYVRALEGRQLRHVLVGGSSFHQREEVAALRAALGAIERPDDELALFATLRGPFFALGDGTLLAYRERMRSLHPFRRVPDDLPAELREVIQALAILRELHVRRNRRPFAETIARLLAATRAQAALAIWPTGEQALANVTRLMDLARRAERRGVTSFRAFVESLEQDAARGDAGEAPIIEDGTDGVRIMTVHRAKGLEFPVVILADLTAKATPDEPTRYVDPARGLAALRLAGAAPPDLVDNAAEERARDEEEAVRLLYVAATRARDLLVVPAVGDEPFEGWLSPLDRAIYPDPDRSRVPETATPPGCPKLTGDCVHPRHEKASRPSASVAPGLHRAQAGSHGVVWWAPAELKLDVEENVGLRQQKLLAADEDGVRSERGVRAHEAWQAERSRVRETGATPSIRVVTATELAATGVDEGEVAVESVGAAGARPHGRRFGTLVHAVLAAVDLGSSRAEVTALAGIEGRLLGAPPDEVDAAAAAVTAALAHPLLRRAAGARRLRRETPLAMVLDDGTLVEGVVDAAFEEDGGWTVVDFKTDVEVEGRLDEYRRQVALYARAIEKATGRRASAVLLRV